The Malus sylvestris chromosome 12, drMalSylv7.2, whole genome shotgun sequence genome contains a region encoding:
- the LOC126594303 gene encoding probable LRR receptor-like serine/threonine-protein kinase At3g47570: MEHSSSTQTKLLVFIHFYGLILLCMSAAGLEAATPPSSSTALGNETDRMVLLDFKKRIVDDPFLIMSSWNDSVHFCSWVGVTCNNSTKRVLTMELQSQKLVGSIPPSIGNLTYLTGINLRKNNFRGEIPQELGRLQSLQHLNLSVNSFSGKIPTNISHCTELRVLDLYSNTLIGPIPDQLSSLLDLNILWFDTNNLTGTIPSWIGNFSSLYSLYIGGNNFQGSIPNELGHLTGLQAFSVAENNLSGKVPPSIYNISSISIFGVSQNQLHGELPPNVGVILPNLEQFHVGGNKFTGNIPASFSNASRLLYLNLPENHLTGTVPGESLGRLRSLVGLNFGVNRLGTGKIGDLNFISFLANCTSLEELGLHHNQFRDELPKSISNLSTQLTSLTMEKNLIYGSMDRGISNLVNLTVFGINYNFLSGKIPEEIGRLQKLGELYLDDNKFYGPIPSSLGNLTSLTELYISGNRLEGSIPPTLANCQRLLALDLSRNNLTGTIPQEVIGISSLSIYLLLSNNYLTGSLPAKVGDLVQIVELDVSVNNLSGEIPTTLGNCIMLERLYLANNKFEGTIPQSLKSLRSLEEMDISSNNFSGQIPEFIGKLSFLKNLNVSNNNFQGELPKEGIFLNASGLSILGNGKLCGGIPRLSLPPCSNLKAHSSRRLLAPKVVIPAACGLAFIIALSCFIVARSMLKKPRGLPASSRSYKDWKSGVSYKELVESTNRFSRENLIGSGSFGSVYKGVLPSDGNVVAVKVLNLQQQGASKSFIRECEALRSIRHRNLLKIITACSSIDNQGNDFKSLVFEYMVNGSLDVWLHDEESHSKRLSFIQRLNIAIDVASALDYLHHHCDTAIVHCDLKPSNVLLDEDMVAHVGDFGLARFLLEASNNASPSQTMSAVLKGSIGYIPPEYGMGGQVSTLGDVYSFGILLLEMFTGKRPTDDMFKDGLSIHQFAAMAMPNHAGDIVDPSLLFEREEADANDDRCRNDVHEKPIIKYPDRSSVQGRSLEECLVSVVQIGLSCSAISPGDRMLMDVVVNKMKAIRDSYLKIR, translated from the exons ATGGAGCATTCAAGTAGCACTCAAACCAAGCTGCTTGTGTTTATACACTTTTATGGCTTGATTCTTTTGTGCATGAGCGCCGCAGGTCTGGAAGCTGCGACACCCCCTAGCAGTAGCACTGCCCTTGGAAATGAAACTGATCGCATGGTGCTGCTTGACTTCAAGAAAAGAATCGTTGACGATCCTTTTCTTATCATGAGCTCTTGGAATGATTCTGTCCATTTCTGCAGTTGGGTAGGCGTTACATGCAACAATTCCACCAAAAGAGTCTTGACGATGGAGCTGCAGTCTCAGAAATTGGTCGGCTCCATACCACCTTCTATTGGAAATCTTACTTATCTTACTGGAATCAATCTGAGAAAGAACAATTTTCGTGGTGAAATTCCTCAAGAATTGGGTCGTCTACAAAGCCTGCAACACCTCAACCTGTCTGTCAATTCCTTCAGCGGGAAGATTCCAACTAATATTTCTCACTGTACAGAACTAAGAGTGCTTGACCTTTACTCCAATACACTTATTGGGCCGATTCCAGACCAACTCAGTTCGTTGTTGGATTTAAATATTCTATGGTTTGATACAAACAATCTCACTGGAACTATCCCAAGTTGGATAGGAAACTTTTCTTCTTTGTATAGTCTTTATATTGGTGGAAACAACTTTCAAGGAAGTATACCCAATGAGCTCGGGCATCTTACAGGCTTGCAAGCATTCTCAGTTGCAGAAAACAATCTGTCTGGTAAGGTCCCTCCTTCAATCTATAATATTTCTTCCATATCCATTTTCGGTGTCAGTCAGAACCAGCTTCATGGAGAGCTACCGCCAAATGTTGGCGTTATTCTTCCTAATCTCGAACAATTTCATGTTGGTGGCAACAAATTCACAGGAAATATTCCTGCATCGTTCTCAAATGCTTCTAGACTTCTTTATCTCAATTTGCCTGAAAATCATCTCACTGGAACAGTTCCTGGTGAAAGCCTTGGAAGATTGCGAAGCTTAGTTGGACTAAACTTTGGTGTTAATAGACTAGGAACTGGAAAAATTGGTGACCTGAATTTCATCAGCTTCTTGGCTAATTGTACAAGTCTGGAGGAGTTGGGTCTTCACCATAACCAATTCAGAGATGAATTGCCAAAGTCCATATCCAACCTTTCCACCCAGCTAACCTCTCTTACAATGGAGAAAAACTTGATATATGGAAGCATGGATAGAGGCATCAGCAATCTTGTAAACTTGACCGTATTTGGAATAAACTATAACTTTCTCAGCGGTAAGATCCCTGAAGAAATTGGGAGGCTTCAGAAGTTAGGGGAACTATATTTGGATGACAACAAGTTTTATGGGCCAATTCCATCTTCCTTAGGTAACTTGACTTCATTGACAGAGCTCTACATCAGCGGCAATAGGCTTGAGGGAAGCATTCCTCCAACTCTTGCTAACTGCCAACGTCTATTGGCACTTGACCTGTCCCGAAACAATTTAACAGGCACCATACCTCAAGAGGTTATTGGGATTTCATCTCTTTCAATTTATTTGCTCCTGTCTAACAATTACTTGACTGGTTCACTACCAGCTAAAGTGGGCGATTTGGTACAAATAGTGGAGCTAGATGTGTCTGTAAACAACTTGTCGGGTGAAATCCCTACGACACTCGGCAATTGTATTATGTTGGAGCGCTTGTACTTGGCAAATAACAAATTTGAAGGAACAATTCCTCAATCTCTCAAAAGTTTAAGAAGCTTGGAAGAGATGGATATTTCGAGCAATAATTTTTCTGGGCAAATTCCTGAATTTATAGGCAAGTTAAGTTTTCTCAAGAATCTCAATGTTTCTAATAATAATTTCCAAGGCGAATTACCTAAAGAAGGGATCTTTCTAAATGCAAGTGGTCTCTCAATTCTTGGAAATGGCAAGCTTTGTGGTGGCATCCCACGATTAAGTCTACCTCCATGCTCCAACTTAAAGGCTCATTCATCTCGAAGATTACTTGCCCCAAAAGTAGTTATCCCTGCAGCTTGTGGACTTGCATTCATAATTGCTCTGTCATGCTTTATTGTTGCACGTTCAATGCTTAAGAAGCCAAGAGGTTTACCGGCAAGCTCACGTTCTTATAAGGATTGGAAATCAGGTGTCTCTTACAAAGAACTTGTTGAGTCAACTAACAGGTTCTCTAGAGAAAATCTGATTGGTTCAGGAAGTTTTGGTTCTGTTTACAAAGGAGTACTCCCTAGTGATGGAAATGTAGTTGCAGTTAAGGTATTAAACCTTCAACAACAAGGAGCTTCCAAGAGTTTCATTCGTGAATGTGAAGCTTTAAGAAGTATAAGGCACCGTAATCTTCTCAAGATCATAACTGCTTGTTCAAGCATTGACAATCAAGGCAATGACTTTAAAAGTCTAGTGTTTGAGTACATGGTAAATGGAAGTCTGGATGTGTGGTTGCATGATGAGGAATCTCATAGCAAGAGGTTGAGCTTTATCCAAAGACTCAATATTGCAATTGATGTTGCTTCTGCATTGGATTACCTCCACCACCATTGTGATACGGCAATTGTTCACTGTGATCTAAAGCCAAGCAATGTTCTCCTTGATGAAGATATGGTGGCTCATGTTGGTGACTTTGGTTTAGCACGGTTCCTCTTGGAAGCATCAAATAACGCCTCCCCAAGTCAAACCATGTCAGCCGTGCTCAAGGGTTCCATAGGCTACATTCCTCCAG AGTATGGCATGGGAGGCCAAGTCTCCACACTAGGAGATGTTTATAGCTTTGGAATACTGTTGCTAGAAATGTTCACTGGAAAAAGACCTACAGATGACATGTTCAAGGATGGTCTAAGCATTCACCAATTTGCAGCCATGGCGATGCCCAACCATGCCGGTGACATAGTTGACCCTTCATTACTCTTTGAAAGAGAAGAAGCAGATGCTAATGATGACAGATGCAGAAATGATGTACACGAAAAACCAATTATAAAATATCCGGACCGCAGCTCTGTCCAAGGAAGAAGCTTGGAGGAATGCTTGGTTTCTGTGGTGCAGATAGGACTCTCTTGCTCTGCAATTTCACCAGGAGATCGGATGCTTATGGATGTCGTCGTCAACAAAATGAAGGCAATAAGGGACTCGTATCTGAAAATTCGATAA